The genomic interval GACTCAGAACTTTGCCTGTCGAACCATCTATGGGAGTAGCTGAAGCAGTTGTGGGGGTATCTTCTCTTGTATCGTCATCTGGGTACTCTAGCTTCAACTGTTCTAGCTGACCAATCAATTTCACACAGTTTCGCTCGATCTTTGCAGCATTTGAACACAGTTGATAGAAGCAAGTTTGGATTCGATCATACCTTTGTCTCTCGGGGTTGCTTGTCGTCTCATAACTACTTTTTATTtcgatatattttctttttatatccTTTCTCCACCGATCCAAAATGTATTTTGGTGGAACTTCACTCTTGCCTAACTGCGCCAGAATACGAAGAGCATGTCTACATAATATTCTCCTAAACTCAAACAACTTGCAACTGCATGTAATATCTAGGGGATCTTCTTCATGTACGCTCACGATATAGTTTACACGTTTAAGGAATTCATCACTCACTTCAATCTCATCCGCGACTACGTACGTATATTTTGCACCATCGCCCCTTAAATACGAAgtagtcaaatataaaaatccTCGAAATACTTCTTGGACTTCCTTAAACTTGGTAATTGTGTATgttttttgaaattgtttctcAATAGGATAGCGGGATATGTAAGAAATCTCAGTGTTAAATGAGTTGAAGTCAGCAATTGCTTCATTCTCTGCCTTCCTCCTAAGGGCTGAATCATATTGAtcaacaaattatttcaatgtGGTCCTAGAGTGAACGTAGTcatcaaaaaatgcattcatgctttcactaCGTTGTGTAGTTGacattccagcccaaaatgtatttttaacgTACGTCGGCACCCAAAACCGCCTATCAACATAAAGAGATCCCAACCAAGCATTATCACGAAGATCATATGTGTCAAGCAATTCGCACCATCATTCTTCAAACTCATTCTCACTTAACGAATCATACACACATTTGTGTAGGGTACTTTTGATCTCGTCATATTGAGAATTTTTCCAAAACTTCTCAGGAAGTTTCTTCATGATATGCCACAAGCAAAATCGATGCCTAGCCGATGGAAACACCCTCGCAATTGCAAGTTGCATTACCTTATCTTGGTCAGTAATGATTGCATTTGGTGGTCGGTCATTCATACACTTCAACCATGACTTAAATAACCACTCAAAAGTATGTGCATCCTCATTGGATATCAGTCCACACCCAAATAGAATTGACTGACTATGATAGTTCACACTCACAAACGGCGCAAATGGCATTTTATAAGCATTGGTTAGGTATGTTGTATCAAATGTGATCACATCTCCAAATGATTGATACGCAACTCTACTTCGGGCGTCTacccaaaacacattctttaaTCTAATATCAGGGCCCACATCAATCGCATAAAAAAagtcttgattttttttctacatatcCTGGAAGTAGTTCATTAGAGCTTCAACACCTCCAACTCCGAGGCGAAGTTGTCGTGCTTTGTCCATATAGTTTTGACATTCCTTCACCCCAAATGGCACATTCTCATACCCTCCCGCTTCAACAACTACACTCTTGAAAGTCTTTGACGTACGTATTTCGGCctcatcatttttttcaaacctCTTAGCCACACGAGGATCTAGCTTCTTGAAACATCTAAAGTGTCTTGCTTTCCTCGGActacatatatgtatgtgatCTAAGATTACACTAGACAAGGTGTATCCATCGTCCTCATTCAAAATCGCATTAACTCTTGCTTTACACCCTACCCTATCTGTTTGTCTTGGCTTGAGGACATTGGAAGCCTGACTCTTTGTTGTGCCTTGCCGCACACATACCAATGTAAACCATCTAACCTTCCCATCGTCGCTTTGTCTAGAATTTCTTCTACGCACCCCAAATCCTTTATGCTTAGCATACTTCATATAGTAAGACCAAACTTCTTCCTCATTAGAAAATGTCATTCCAACCTTGGGTTCTTCAACACCATCATCGTTATCAGGCTCTTCATCAATCATAACTTCATCATACTCATTATGATGAGTATTAGAagtgaaaattttcatttcgcTAAAGGTCCAAATACCCAATTATAGTTCATGATGTAAGTTAAAAATTTACACATTGAAAGATAATAGCTCTTAAGTCTCACTGTGTACTTGTTACAATGGCCCctgctataaaatataaaatactaaaatgtgaTCTCTCTttcccacttaaaaatatatgaatgaacCCAAAATGTCTTGAGGCTCATAccattattttgtttatgtataCACATAAACAAAATCACATAATTGTTAAGCAATATGTATACGCATAAAGAAAATTATGCTATGAAGAATTGTTGACTCCCAGGACATTTTGTTTATGTATACGCATAAACAaaatcaattcatttaaaagaatTGTATATGGATCAGTATCTGTATACGCAACTCCatccaaaatcacaaaaaaacagagcatacACATCACAGATCATTATCCacccaaaatcctaaaaaaaacataacattatCCACTCAATACACATCAACTTAGTAATACCAAATGGATAAGGCATTAAATTACAGCAACCATAAGCCCAAAATTGGTTCCTATTgttctttattcatttattgAATATGACATTAAATTACTGCAAGTagagaaagatttttttttttttcaaaaacaccTATAATTTTTACCTTGGGTGCCCAACGTGGAGTTTCTGTGCAGATGAAAAATCCGTCGGATATGGGGCCGAAAATGGTGGTCGGTGCTGTGAGGGATGAATCAGGTGGATGCGAGGGAGAAGGCTTCGGCTCGGCTCCTTACACAGAGAGAAGTTccgcatgagagagagagctgatttCGGCAGAGTTGCCTTCTGCGCTAGGGAGGGAAATGCGAGGGCTTCTGGGTTCGGTTAACACATAAGGGTTtgtcttctctcttctttttggtgtttgtcttctctcttcttttcggTAGAGTCCGAGGgaaatgattttcttatttttttttctttttggcagaGCTCCAGGGAGGGAGAGAGTCAcgggtttgtttttttttttcttttctccatgcCACATCAGGATCTACACCTCAGCGGCCACGTAAAGTGATAAGTTGGAGCGGTCAAATGAAAGCGGCAGACTAGCTTATCCATGGTTAAAATGCGTCTATAATTAAATCTCTTAGGAAACAAATTATGTAAATGCCCCTACACAGTGAGTGGCCCGTAGAATttaattagtattatattattgtgataAAACTCAAAAGAAATTAGATATTTGAAggtggaaaatattttagagtttaatCACATAATTATTAAGAGAGATCATTATTTGGAAATCGAAGTATTTAGGGagtaatgatattttaggattaagaGAATTTTAAAATTCGTAAGAactataagttattttagtatttcatgttttaattacaaagtatGTGTTTGATTAGAAATTGCGTAAGTTACCTACCTATTTAATAGGTATTCAGTTTCGCTCTAGAAATACTGGATTAGCATTATGAGATAAGTAACTTCAtcataaaattagaatttagcaaacatagATGACTATTCAAACCAACCCTTTGGAAGCAATGTTTATGTATATTGCATATCATAATGTATTTAGGCatgtcattcatcataatacacgttcatgttttaaattttgcatattatagttatttatgttattttgtatgttgtgcatctcacgttgcataaaACAAGTAAGCTTCCTTATGATCaagtataagataagataagattaataagatggtcattcagatatATAGTACCAATACAAATCATAGGTAGATGTGCAAGTCTTTAACTCAAGCTTCGTCCACCATAATATGCCAAAATACTATTAGTAGTTCTCATTGTGGTCATAGGATGTGGGACTAGTGGACAACCTTACACgtagggttaagtgtgttgacTAATCAGATCAATAAGATAATTAAGATAATCGAAGATAAGTTATGCATGTCATAAACATAAGTGtgaacaatcatgattttaattctctcaaatatgaaatattttataaaaaaaaccttacgtttattatgtttacactATGATGGGTTTCTTCCTCAGTCTTCAACTCATTTTgcatttattatgtttacaatATTTATGAAGATGGAGCTGCAAGATGGGACATGACCTAGGGAGGCGTGACAAAAACTTAGATCATATGCACATTTTTtcagttatgatttttataatacaaagtttgagaaatttcaaTAAGTGCTTCAGCATAGcctcttttatattttcagtatttttaataaattattattctatttattatatggaATCTTTTGTATCTGGCACTTCGTTAagacgaaatttttttcttaatcttgtGAGAATTGGGTGTTACGTTAATACATTATGCAACAACATTtgcattcataatatttttcattatgcAATCCCatgtttcactttttttattttttaataattgagaCCAATTTAAAATCTGATCAAACCCCATAAATTAGTATAACAAACAATGAACTTACCTAGGTGGTGTTGTCTAGAGTAGAAATTCTTTCAAAactatctccctctctcctaTAACTTCTCACCTTCTCTCTTCACATTCCTAATATCTATACCAAAAGCTTACCCATCTAGTTAACTACTGCGTATGGGTGTAACCAACTGTTTTAAATATCGTACCGTATTGATACGGTTGATATATGCCGTACCAGTCACTGGTCCAATacaggtattatatatatttcataccggcctatattttggTCTGTACCGGtccgtaccggccgatattttagcctttatttatttattttcattttttcaaactacaagctcatttttttaccctcaattcagattaggctattcataatttatatatatgcatttatatataatttatttatatatagactattattttagaatataatatatatttatatataatttatttatatatagactattattttataatataatatatatttatatataatttattcatatattgactatcccgaaatggtacacgaaacggtaactgtatcgaaatatttcgttccagtgccttgaccagTATGATgtctggtacggtattcaaaactttggtgtAACTGGTCTGGTTGGGTTcagttttggacatattttagaaccaaaCCTATATATAacggttttgagatttgaagaactgATATTGCACTAGTTACATCCCTAAACCGATACTTTTGATTTTACCGATTTCAGTCCAGTTTGATCTCtttttttgggtattagaatatataatatactatatatatatattatagtatataataatatagtgatatattataatatataatatagtgatatattatagtatattataatatatagtgatatagtattagtatgcaataaactatagtgataatatatagttatttatataaaattttaaaatttaatatcatattaataatgaatttatcatataatacaaaatataaaaaatattttattcaatataaaaaattaaaatatatacatatgaacCGATCCAATCTGgtgttagaaaaatgaaaatcaaaatcagGCCGATTTCGaccaattttgagaaaaatggaacCAGGACAAGACCGAATCTGGTATCGGACTAAACTCACCGGTTCGGTCTGATCTAGTCGGGTTTGCCGGTTCACCACTTATTTTTACCCCTACTCCTATGCACTGAGGGGTGGGAAGCCTTGGTCCCTCATTACATTATTAGTCCTTTTTCATACAGGATGCGGTTACGATGGTCATTTGACAACTAAGGGCATTGGCAATAGTCTATACAAAATTTGACTGAAAGTTGAGGTTTTGGCTAAACCCAAAATCATTGGAGTGGTTAATCCACATTAGACTATCCAtccaaaagttaaaataataatataatattagatattttaataataatttgtattatttttatattttgtaaatacactctatatattaattaataatttaatttttacttaaaattattatttcacaactatttttttctcaacctaattatccaatagtagccattgagaatatttttagagtaaaatattattttggaaatgaatagtggctgaccaaatttggagaaatagataaatttactgtagctcaaaagtGGAGCCTTGAAGTTTTGATTGCTCCAATGTAGACACTTTTAAACTActtagccaaaatttgactagGCACTAGCATTTGGCTAGGtcaatgccagtgctctaatGGAAGACTAAGCCTCTCATGGTTTTTaagaagagtaatgatacacttacAACTCATTTTTTACATCTTTTATACAATCATATGTTAAATTGagagtatttatataaaatgatgttatttttataagttattttataaaaatatccttcaTTTAATACGTGGttgtataaaagttgtaaaaaagaGTTGAAAGTGAATCATTTCCCTTTTAAGAATAGATGTGATGTAGTGAACAAGAGCTCACTCTCAAGTTATTAGCCTACTGCgtttaatttcattatttgttttgagtttctttcttcctcctcAGTTCCTTCACATTCTCGCAAACTAGACTTTCTCTGCCCATCGACTCTATTATGATCACTCCACCACAACAACTATCGACATTGGATTTCGCGGTCACCAAGAACAACTGTCGTCCTTGTTTATATTCTCTGTAggtattttctttcattctgttatattggtttttttttctaatcattcTTTGCTGAGTTTCACTCGACATAGACATTAGCCTTATTGACTTTTGTATTTCTTAGTTTTATTGAAAAACCATTATctcatttgatttttatttttttagttttattgtCTGCCTTATTGGTCCTTGAGGTTGCCCTTCTACTTGTTATGTAAAATAAGTTGACACCATTAGGCTTATTCTTGTTTGAGAGAGAGACTCTTGTCCTAAATTTTATGGTTATCTTCCGAGGGTGCGGTACGGGATcgggatttattttataaaaatgggtTCAAAGGACCCTACCTTGAAGAGGTTCTCtcacatcaacaaaataaataaataaataaataaaaattatggtcATCATCTATGTTTTGCCTCATGCATATAtacctataaaagaaaatttcttttaatatactagttaaagaAGCCAAGGATAATCTGCTTGTTATTATTTGCTGTTGATACTTGCCATTATTTCTAGCGGTCATGATGTTGGATTGACTTTGTTTTTTAGGTGAAGAATATTGAAAGAAGATTGTAGAATATTGAGCTcaagatgttttaaaaataatgttagtgtCATCTTCATGGTCAGTTTCATCTTTgtaaagtattaaaatattaaaatgagatgtttgaaaagtgatattttttttcacactgCTCTGGTCAGTTTCAACTTTTGTGCGAGAAGAGATTTCAGAGTACTTTTAAAGAGGGTAAAgcatatttaaaaaacttgttcATACTCTTATAGTTTCATATTCGTGGAGTGGTCGATTCCATTTGGTTTTTCACACTACTTATATTTTTAGTtagtttttatgatttattgaaaaTGCACATGGTTTGATAAAGCATGGCATGGACTTTGTAGTGTTTTAGGTTCTAAAAGAATGTTGTTTCATGCTATCAAATTGATTAGGACTTGAACGATGAGTATTCCCAAGGATGATGTTGAAATTCTATATTCTTCTAATTCTAATTTCAAGAAAGTTGAGAtgattgaagattttgatgttgaggttgaagaagatatGAACTTGCCCAAGGAACCGTATGATCTTTATATGTGGAGCCGTACATTGTGctacaatttaaaattttagaagatGCACATACTTGCTATAAAGTGTACTGCAAACGAAATggttttaccattcaaacaaACTATACTCGATTTTTGAAGAAATACAGATCATTAATTGGGAAAGAATATGTTTTTTCTAGAGAATTCTTCTGTCACCATAATTCTAAATTGAAAGAAAGAGCAAAACCCGAAGTTGCAGAAATAAAGTTTGGGTGTAAGGCAATGATGACAATAAGAAATGATGGAGAAAAATGAATTATGTCCAAATTTGTACTTAAACATAATTAATAGCTTCTTACACCTAGGAGTACAAGAATACTTCAAGGGCATAGACGGGTGACACcagttctaaaaaaaattagtagacAAACTAAATGAATCGGGAATATCAACAGAGAAAATAATGTCCATTATGAGTAAGGAGTTTGGTGGTGACTACAATATTGGTTGCATCGGTAAAGACATTGTGAATTACTTAAGTAATCAAAGGGGACAACTTCTTGGAGAAGGAGATGCACAAAGATTGTACACTTAATTCTAGGAAAGCAAACGGAAAGCAAACATAATAATCCAATATTTGTGTATTCAATCCAAGTCGATGTAAATGGGTCTGTAAGGAATTGTTTTTGGATAGATGCTAGATCACGGATGGCATACCAATATTTAGGAGACATTGTGACTTTTGATACAAAGTACCTCACAAATCGCTTAAGATGCCTTTGTTCCATGTATTGGAGTAAACCATCATGTCTATAACAAATATCCACAATTTCAAGGACATTTTCACCATTATATTCATGAAACACTCACAGTTCAAGAGTTTGAGTTATAGTGCAGTGAAATGACAATGAAATACAATTTGGAAGATAATAGTTAGTTGCAGAATATTTATACGGGCAAGCAAAGTGAGTGCCGACTTACTTGATAAGCATATTTTGTGTTAGGATGTCCACAACTCAACGAAGTGAGCTTATAAACAAGTTTTTTAACAATTATATTTGTTCGAGTACAATGGCTAGAGACTTTGTTCAAGTACAATAGAATATTCATAACTCAACGAAGTAAGAGTATGAAAAGGTATTGAATGCCAGTTATCttgatgagaaaaagaaagatgtgATGACAAAAATTACCAAGCCAATTATGAGAACATCttacacaagaaaataatttttgatcTTTCAAGAAGAGTAATTTAATAGCCAATGATACAAGGCCTCTGAAACTCGCGAGGAAGaagatagaaaaatatatttggtgACACTTGATGGGAAAGAAAGTCCAGCATACGAAGTCACACTTGAGATATCAATGCACAATGTTTCttgtaaatattgtatatttgAGTTTATTGGCTTTTTATGAGAGCACAACCTACAtatttggggaaaaaaaatctaaaacaaacaTGTTGCAGTCCTATGTTCTAGGGAGGTGGACGATCAATGCAAAGAATTACATGACACATGAGATATGCGGCGGATGAGGCACTAGTGGAGACAACAAATTCAGCAATCGTAATAAAACATTGATTGATAATGCAATTTTATGGAGTTTCCGAGTGGGGCTCACAGTCTATATAGAAATATCATCTGGCATAGAGAATATCCAACAAGAGCTTCTCCTGATGAATGTTGATTTAGAGCAAGAGAGGATTTATGTTCATTTGAGAAACACTAAAGGACATATGGTAAATAGTCAAGTATTCTTAAACTTTTCATTGTAAGATCCTCCATTACAAGATCCTCCACAAATTCGGTCTAAAGGAAGACCCAAATCATTAAGACAAAAAATCTAAAGGAAAACGGACCGATGAAAAAGCGGCGATGTAGTATTTGTAAGAAATATGGCCGTGTTAGAAGCAATTGTCCATGAAATATGTACTTAGAATTTCTTGATTAAGtttctaattatataagttttttaaatttacatttgGACTTTCCGAAAGAGATTGTTTTAGGAATATAGGAGATACTAACTTAACTATATTTGACATGTCTCAAGACCCAATCGCTCACTCAACTACATTTGACATGTCTGAAGATTATGCCAACACCTTAACTATGATTGaacatgtatttttatttaaacaattttatttagttctgttattttaaacttttttttcttatttgcaaGAATATGCTATGTCTAAACACAACTACATTTGGCATATGTCTCAAGACTTGGGTGCTTTGTGAAATtttcacatatatcaaaattattaattatgagCTGCTTCACATTTTGAGTTGGGAAGgcattgtataattttttttttaatgaaatgattggtgtaattgaataaaattatgtcTATCATTACTTTCCACATTGCgaataaatgaattaataagaACGGATCGTGTATGAAATGATCAAGAAACTTTTTGTGAGAATAGCGTATGGAATAGTGTTGTGCAATTGATCTGCTAGCTCATCTCAAATCTACATTCTAAATTGTTGCTTGAACATTATATGACAAAATCATCACAAGTTATAATGACAAAGTTGTTGCCTAAACATGTAGGTCTTGCtttgatgttaagatgagttgagataaaaaaaatctatgaatagtagtaaactagtttgtgaatagtagagaaatggtttgagttaaattttttatgaaattttaagaaatgagaaagaaaatgtagaataaaaatattataaatttaaaatatggtaaaaatataattattacgtgaattatttattttattttttaaaattttgaaaaagttataatgattagttaattATTAGATCGTGAAAATTCCTATACATAAGAAGATTATGAAAACCTACATTTTTTAATTGGAGTTTCTAAACACATCCAAGGATAGACATCCTAAAAGTGACAATGTCCCTCACCACCACCGCAAACAAAAAATGTAACAAATAAGCAAGCAACTCATACATCAACAAGCATCATTGAAGCATTGCaattgaaaaattacaaatgaCCAGAAATATAAGCTACTAGACTAAGGGAGATTAGCAATCTGAAGGTCTCAAACCAAATAAGAATAAGCTTAAAACATGCAAGAAATATGAGGATATGTAGAGTGTAATTGCCTGAGGAGGTTAAgtagaaaacagagaaatacATAGTCAAGGGCTTCAACTAGAAAATAAGTTATTCCACAGATGCAAGACAAAGTACATCTtgcaaatcatttcaattttgaaaGCCATGTGCGGTAGCAAAAAGAATCATTCTCAATCACAAACAGAACACACCACACATGTAATAATCCTAACAGCCAGATCGTGATAACTACTCACGTATCCAAGCAAAATGTTGAGTAATACTACAcatcatctattttctcatcatcctcttatcatttcatgatgtggcattagatgattgtagactatttattatattttacttgtgaacctatcatttaatatcacatcatgagaAGATGAGAAGATGCTGAGaaaaaagatgatgagtagaatttttcaatgttcattttccacaatttttttatttttattttttattttatggtaagaGGGAAAAGTATCAATCTATATGAAAAGTCTAAGAATTTCTAGTCTGCCAACCTGCCAAGCAATTAATGCTACTTTTTGCAATCCTATTATCAGGATCAATCTTCAGAACATACCTAAAGTCCTCCAATCCAAGTTTGTACTAGGTTTAATTATTGGAATATCCTGAAAGTGACCAGATCCCTCACCAATCTATTGAGGCTCCTTATTGGGttaattaaaaattctaaataggATTTTTTTGGTAAATGCTTAAGGAATTTAACCTCAATTCAGTGAATTCAAAAATTCTTCAAAGGAGATTAATAGCTAATGAACATAAATTTGATAGCAATCAAGCAAATCTATTGAATACTCGTTTTTTCAAAGGCATGATAGTGGGATTATAAAGGAGAAACATCCATATAGCCAAATCATTTAGGGTACATTATTGTTAAACtgacggggagagagagagtgagggagagagtgTTATGGGCGCCTTGGGTGAGGCCTTGAAGAGGTGCAGGAGGAAGGTTAGCTGTTGAAGAGGGAATTTGTGAGGAATGAAAGTAACTGAAATAACAGAATGAAGACTTTAATGAAACGGGGAGTTTTGGAGGCAAGGAAAGGTTGTTGTTGAGCATGAAAAGCAGCTACGTTTTGGAGAAAGTTTTAATAAAACAGAGCATTTTGTTTGTATTGTAATTCTTGAAGTTGCGTTTTAATCATTGTAGTTTGCGTTTTGGTCTTTCCATCACATCCTGGGAGTATATAAGCAGTGCTGTGGATGCTTAATgatttgaacaattgtgataCGAAGTTTTCAATTCTTGGAGGTTGAGAATCCCGTGAAGATTCTTGCAAGTTTCACAAGGGAATCTTGCTCATTTATTCTCATTCTCGAGTGTTATCCTTCGGTGTGTTTGTTTAAGTCTGTGTGTGTTTGGGTTGAGTTGCAGAAGGTTCTTGAATGTTAAATGGAAGGGTGCCCACGTGGGGCAGCCCCCTCCTCTCCTGTGTATAACGCATGGCTTTGAGCCATGCGTTACTAGCAAGTACAAATGGCTTAAATGGCATGCGTTACTGCCATTTAAATGGtaattgaaggctggcctttaaggccagccgtGTAGGGTGGGCTATATATAGCCCCCTTCAATTGGTTTTTTGGATAATttgaaatacaataaaaaactctctctctttttattctctcttgataaaatatttaggctgtggatttgttaagtattactctagttttatactacgtagtacattTCGCCACTCAAAGGAAACGCTTGGGATTTGTCAGTCTGGAGAAACTTGTGAAGTAATTTTATAAGCTAAACTTGAGGTATTTTTTCACTATGctttctaacattggtatcaaaGCAATTTTTTAGTTGTTctcagtttatatttttttcttacatatGCTTAAAATCTGGGTaccattttttttgtcttctattTCTTTGAAAAGCCAAAGAAAAGAGTTCCTAGTTTAGCAGTGGGTATCCATGACCGTTGCAGGGCAGTGGCGCTGCAAGCACCACTGAGGTGCTGCGCACACCAGCGAGGTGGTACAACACCACCC from Juglans regia cultivar Chandler chromosome 2, Walnut 2.0, whole genome shotgun sequence carries:
- the LOC108995441 gene encoding protein FAR-RED IMPAIRED RESPONSE 1-like — its product is MKIFTSNTHHNEYDEVMIDEEPDNDDGVEEPKVGMTFSNEEEVWSYYMKYAKHKGFGVRRRNSRQSDDGKVRWFTLVCVRQGTTKSQASNVLKPRQTDRVGCKARVNAILNEDDGYTLSSVILDHIHICSPRKARHFRCFKKLDPRVAKRFEKNDEAEIRTSKTFKSVVVEAGGYENVPFGVKECQNYMDKARQLRLGVGGVEALMNYFQDM